The proteins below are encoded in one region of Saccopteryx leptura isolate mSacLep1 chromosome 1, mSacLep1_pri_phased_curated, whole genome shotgun sequence:
- the SMIM40 gene encoding small integral membrane protein 40, producing the protein MAEGEGDVEEEDVFLAFAQGPSPPRGPLRRAMDKAFFIFLVLFLTLLMLEALCKLLWLLPWAEFGGWLLGTPQREEELEL; encoded by the coding sequence AtggcagagggggagggtgaCGTGGAGGAGGAGGATGTGTTCCTCGCTTTTGCGCAGGGTCCTTCTCCTCCCAGGGGTCCCCTACGTCGGGCCATGGACAAGGCCTTCTTCATCTTCCTGGTCCTCTTTCTAACACTGCTGATGCTGGAAGCTCTTTGTAAACTGCTGTGGCTGCTGCCATGGGCAGAGTTTGGGGGCTGGCTCCTGGGAACGCCTCAgcgagaggaggagctggaactGTGA